From Gemmobacter sp., one genomic window encodes:
- a CDS encoding ABC transporter permease, producing MRSPILRAILTRIWSTLPVLFGVLVVTFVLIRALPGDPAVQYATSPSAGPEEIARIRQELGLDRSVVEQFVLYLGQLAQGNFGYSLQTGQPVLSDFAVRLPATLELATMAFVMAIGIALPMGIAAAIWRNTWFDQLCRVLSSFAAAMPVFFFGLLLIYFFYFRWGITSEPIGRWPAMIIPPIPVTGFATVDAIITGDWPMLWTALGKMLMPAASMAIFAIAPLLRMMRGSMIDALDSDYVLASNAFGLSRGRVILRYALPNAMLPVLATMGMVLSTMIGANVMIEKLFAWPGIGAYAVNSLMSLDYAPVQAFVLIVAVLFVLMTLIIDILSAAVDPRYKLKG from the coding sequence ATGCGCAGCCCGATCCTTCGCGCCATCCTGACCCGTATCTGGAGCACGCTTCCCGTGCTGTTCGGCGTGCTGGTCGTTACCTTCGTGCTGATCCGCGCGCTGCCCGGCGATCCGGCGGTGCAATATGCCACCAGCCCCTCGGCCGGCCCCGAGGAAATCGCGCGGATCCGGCAGGAGCTGGGCCTTGACCGTTCGGTGGTGGAACAGTTCGTGCTGTATCTGGGCCAGCTGGCACAGGGCAACTTCGGCTATTCGCTGCAAACCGGCCAGCCCGTGCTGTCGGATTTCGCCGTGCGCCTGCCGGCCACGCTGGAACTGGCGACCATGGCCTTTGTCATGGCCATCGGCATCGCCCTGCCCATGGGCATCGCCGCCGCCATCTGGCGCAACACCTGGTTCGACCAGCTGTGCCGCGTGCTGTCCTCGTTCGCCGCTGCCATGCCGGTGTTCTTCTTTGGCCTGCTGCTGATCTATTTCTTCTACTTCCGCTGGGGGATCACATCGGAACCCATCGGCCGCTGGCCGGCCATGATCATTCCGCCCATCCCGGTGACCGGCTTTGCCACCGTGGACGCGATCATCACCGGCGACTGGCCCATGCTGTGGACCGCGCTTGGCAAGATGCTGATGCCCGCCGCCTCGATGGCGATCTTTGCCATCGCGCCGCTGCTGCGGATGATGCGCGGATCCATGATCGACGCGTTGGACAGCGATTACGTGCTGGCCTCGAACGCCTTCGGGCTGTCGCGCGGCAGGGTGATCCTGCGCTATGCGCTGCCCAATGCCATGCTGCCGGTGCTGGCGACCATGGGGATGGTGCTGTCCACCATGATCGGCGCCAATGTGATGATCGAAAAGCTGTTCGCCTGGCCCGGGATCGGCGCCTATGCCGTCAACTCGCTGATGTCGCTGGATTATGCGCCGGTGCAGGCCTTTGTGCTGATCGTGGCGGTGCTGTTCGTGCTGATGACGCTGATCATCGACATCCTGTCGGCCGCGGTCGATCCGCGCTACAAGCTGAAGGGGTAA